From the Kogia breviceps isolate mKogBre1 chromosome 10, mKogBre1 haplotype 1, whole genome shotgun sequence genome, the window CTCACTGGCCCAAAACAGATCAAGGAGACCAGAAGGGCACTAGATCTGAGGTTGTTTGAAAAGATTCTAGAGCAGGAATCTCTAAGACCTGGCATGGGTATCAGCCCCCCAAACCAGGGTAGAAGTTCTCCAAAGATGGGAGTTCTCCTGGAGCCTTGTGCATTTGTGGGCTTTGGCAGTGGCCAGTGCTTCTGTGTCTTCTTTTGGAAGGGGTGGCATCAGAACTGAAGGCACAGCAATTCACTGTGCACTGAGAAATCAAAGCCTCCTCCGGAGGTCGGCTGCATCAACACTAAggcaagtggcaaagccagggagGCTTGCAATGCTGCTCGTTAGTCCTCCTTTGAAAACTGCAGGTACTGCAGCCAGGAGCCAATCAGCAGCCCCCTGGGACGGCCAGTCAATTTTGAAGACTCTGGCTTGGCAAATCCTGACGAAAAGTATAACGAACGTTGTTCAAATTCATCCCTTTCtgagttttttatttcctttttttcacttccttttccttctctgctttccCTCTGGCCCTACCAGTAAGGGAAGCCGTAGCTCTATTTCTTGTTACTTCCAAAAGGACCATCCACCTCAGGGAGAAGCCCCCTCAGAGGGAGAGAGCTCCGGAGGTTGTCTCCAGCAACATAGATGACAGCTTCaggcttccttctttccttgtaAATGAAACCCACTGAGCCTGGCTGATGCAACCCAAGTTCTTTAGGGTCTTGACGAGATCCCGGCGGAACCTCTCACCCACGAAAACGTAGAGAACAGGGTTGAGGCAACTGTGGAGAAAGGCGATGGTCTGAGTGACCTGGAAGCTGATGTCGATGTTGGTGGAGACAGCACAGCTGGAGATGAACGTGCTGTAGGCATCGATGGTCTGCACCAGCAGAACACAGTTATGGGGGAACTGAGATAGGACAAAGACAGTGAGCACAGTGATGGTCACCTTCAGGGCCTTGTGCTTGGATGACTTCTTGGCTTGCGTCAGGGTGTGAATGACGATGGTATAGCAGCAAGCCATGACCACAAAAGGGAGGAAGAATCCCAGGATGACTTTCAGAGTCAAGACAGCTGACTTCAGTTTGGTACTCTCGTCACTGGGGTAAACCATGGTGCAGATAGCAATCCCGTACTCCTTCTTGACTCGGCTGTACAGGAGTTCCGGGACGCAGAGTGCGGCCGCCATCACCCAGACGGTAAAGCAGaccattttgctgtacagaagcctCTTCTGCCTCCACATCTGCGCTCTCATGGCCTGAGCAATGGCGATGTACCTGTCCACGCTGATGCACGTGATCAGCAGCACACAACTGTAGAAGTTCATCTTGTACATGCTGTTGACCACTCTGCACATGAAGGTCTGGAATTTCCACTGGTCAGCGGCGGCAATGGCCCAGAAGGGAAGGGTGACAAGAAAGAGAAGGTCAGCGATTGCCAAATTCAAAAGGAACATGTCGGTCATGGTCTTCACCCTCGTGCAGTACCAGTAGACAAGGATGACCAGGCTGTTGCCCAAGGCCCCCACGATGAACACGAGCCAGTAGAAGGGTGGAAGGAAGTAGCTTGCGAACTCCCTGACGTGGTTTTTCTTACAGAATAAGTCAGTGATGTTGAAGTTCCCGTAATCTTCCATGGAAGACGTGGTGTCATAGCTGTAGTCATCTGCCATATTCGGGATCAGGCTCTGCAAGGAGACACAGGACGGCAGTGGGTCAAGGGCGTGCTTTTGGAGGTTCTATCTGATGATGGCAGAGGCATGGAGCCCTTGAACCTCCCACTCCCAAAGTCTGTGATAAGACAAAAGAAATGTATGTGTAGGAAGTAGGAATTCTGAGAGCATCTGCTTGGATtgtaaatgatttatttattcatcaaatgtttactgagcacctacgaCACGGTAGGTACTGGGTACATGCTAAAGAGTCAGACATGGTTCCTGCTCTCATGGAACTTATCTACTCTGGGAGGAGACACTCAAGCAAAGGAACAGTCACAGGCTGCATGACAGATGATCTGACGGCATGGGAAAGAGGGTCAGGGACCACTGGTGGGCGGACctttatcaaactaagtgaaTGGCTCTGATTGTCCCTTCTCTGTACTCTACCCTCCCAAAAAGGTCCTCAGCGGCTTTTAAGCTTTTCTGGGTCCAGGTTCCCCTGAGTCTTCTGAAAGCTGTGGATCCTCTGTTTGAGAAGTACCAAAGAGTCACACATGCACCCActtacacatgtgcacacacacgaacacacacacatatattcatacactcacacatacacacacatacacaagaacCAGGACAGACTACGTGATTTCAGGGTCCGTTGTTCAAAATttgttaagaatttcaagatagtGGAGCATTAAATCAAGCAAGTGACACTTCTAAGCATGAAGTGTGCAGCTTGGGTGTGCGCAACACACCCATGAAAGCAGCcctcacaagcacacacacacacatttacaaacacacgtgcacacatacacactcacatgtacatacccacacacatatatgcacacgtTCAGACACGTGCGCACACACCCTCACAATGTGCATACAtgtgtgctcacacacacacccctcattaCAGCTTCCGTGGGTTCCTGGCTCAGAAGCCTTCCTAGAACCCCTGCTGTGGGAAGAGGAAATAAAGGCTGGAGATGGAACCCTTGAGTCAGGCCTGGGATGGAGGGAATGGAGGAGAGGGTTGCCTGGTGGAGGGGAAACTCAGTCCCACATCTGACATGTTCCAAGGCCTCCACTTACAAATTCTCACATGCTCTCACTTCCCACCAGCGCCCGCCTCCTAGGGCCCCCATTAGGGCCCCCAATCCTGCCAGGGGCCACTAGCTCTCGTTCCCTTGCCCCAAGGCACATGCCTTGCCAAATCCCATCTCTCCCTTCATTTCTGCTCCAGAAATGCAGCAGTCGTTCAGTCCATCTAGAAGCATGTGGACTAGAAGTAACCTCAGATCCCCActaggttttcattttgttttaaatattaaatatttaatgccAGTAAACacttaagtaaaaatatttagtttGTGTATTAAACTAttcatgttgaaataataaaacaCCTTCTACCAGTCTTCTTTTAGCTGGGAGCTCCCCTTCTACACACATTATAATCTCCAtctatttttaatagtttcaaCCACCGTTTCCCAAACCATGTTTTGGGTGGAACACTAGTAGTTAAAATAGTTGAGAATCTCTGCTTACTATATCACCTTCTTTGAAATTCACAATAATCGTGagcatattaaaggctctgagaagtcctgcagagcttgttttattttaactgCATGATAGCAtagtaaaggctctgagaagtccttcagaatctgttgaattttgtttaataATGTTTCCTAATCTTACATGAGCATGGAACCTgtcgcgtgtgtgtgtgtgtgtgtgtgtgtgtgtgtgtgtgtgtgtgtgtgtttactgagtgcttattaaGATATCAGGACACACTGATTGGACTGATAAGGTGCAGTAGATGCCAGGAGGCTGTGGCCTCCTGAATTCTGAAGCTCCTGCCGAGAGCTGAGGTGATGGGTCCATTCCGTTTGGGCCCCGACTGGCAGGAAGTGCCAGGAGGATGCCCAAGGTAACCTGGACGACAATTAGGAAAATCTGGAATCTGGTCCTGATCCACCTCTAGTGTGCGACCAAGAGAAAGTCCTAGTGCAGACAGACCCCTGGGGGCCAGATCCAGTAGCTGGCCCTTCAGGAGCCAGCAGCTGGGAACAGCCTGCTTCTGGGAAGAGCTGAGGAAAACTCTCCATTTTGAATGTGCTTTGTCCCCAGGCCTGGTTCACCCATTCTCAGCATACATTTAAAGATTTCCCTCCCAGCTTTGGCTGTTGTCTACAAGCCCAGATCATTGGGAGGACAGATCTTACGGATGACTCATATTTCAGTGAAGATGCCAGGACCCTTCTGCCAAAGCGGGACATGGGGGCCAGGCACCGTCAATGGCCCCACT encodes:
- the CCR9 gene encoding C-C chemokine receptor type 9 isoform X1, yielding MRDTAFALYPGPSPESLIPNMADDYSYDTTSSMEDYGNFNITDLFCKKNHVREFASYFLPPFYWLVFIVGALGNSLVILVYWYCTRVKTMTDMFLLNLAIADLLFLVTLPFWAIAAADQWKFQTFMCRVVNSMYKMNFYSCVLLITCISVDRYIAIAQAMRAQMWRQKRLLYSKMVCFTVWVMAAALCVPELLYSRVKKEYGIAICTMVYPSDESTKLKSAVLTLKVILGFFLPFVVMACCYTIVIHTLTQAKKSSKHKALKVTITVLTVFVLSQFPHNCVLLVQTIDAYSTFISSCAVSTNIDISFQVTQTIAFLHSCLNPVLYVFVGERFRRDLVKTLKNLGCISQAQWVSFTRKEGSLKLSSMLLETTSGALSL
- the CCR9 gene encoding C-C chemokine receptor type 9 isoform X2; translation: MVPAEVTSLIPNMADDYSYDTTSSMEDYGNFNITDLFCKKNHVREFASYFLPPFYWLVFIVGALGNSLVILVYWYCTRVKTMTDMFLLNLAIADLLFLVTLPFWAIAAADQWKFQTFMCRVVNSMYKMNFYSCVLLITCISVDRYIAIAQAMRAQMWRQKRLLYSKMVCFTVWVMAAALCVPELLYSRVKKEYGIAICTMVYPSDESTKLKSAVLTLKVILGFFLPFVVMACCYTIVIHTLTQAKKSSKHKALKVTITVLTVFVLSQFPHNCVLLVQTIDAYSTFISSCAVSTNIDISFQVTQTIAFLHSCLNPVLYVFVGERFRRDLVKTLKNLGCISQAQWVSFTRKEGSLKLSSMLLETTSGALSL